The following proteins are co-located in the Labrys monachus genome:
- a CDS encoding bestrophin-like domain, which produces MDDFITSSVVGVCFAAIAILIVLGSYFLARRVLPMGLDGDRTHDAAASVAGRIAALYGLILALVYAQELEDYKGIRSNLTEEAVAIADVYNDIARYGGAAVKPVQAELARYLSIVVNEEWGRLGRREGLSPGAWNEWNAVYEQLLDLAPTTDRQRYLAARMRDRITAVARFRQIRGATARSGFSGLFWGPALIGLVLLAVPFYVYRPSRSHLLLLGIFGLYSGIILFFIYAFANPFVPPGELAPRPFSTLLEGPIGESLPPGQ; this is translated from the coding sequence ATGGACGATTTCATCACGTCCTCGGTCGTCGGCGTGTGTTTCGCCGCCATCGCGATCCTCATCGTCCTCGGCAGTTATTTCCTGGCGCGCCGCGTTCTGCCCATGGGGCTCGACGGCGATCGCACGCATGACGCGGCGGCTTCCGTCGCCGGCCGCATCGCGGCGCTCTACGGGCTGATCCTCGCCCTGGTCTATGCCCAGGAGCTGGAGGACTACAAGGGCATCCGCAGCAATCTGACGGAAGAAGCCGTGGCGATCGCCGACGTCTACAACGATATCGCGCGCTATGGCGGGGCGGCCGTCAAGCCGGTCCAGGCCGAATTGGCGCGCTACCTTTCGATCGTGGTGAACGAGGAATGGGGCAGGCTCGGCCGCCGGGAGGGGCTGTCGCCCGGCGCATGGAACGAGTGGAACGCCGTCTACGAGCAATTGCTCGATCTGGCGCCGACCACGGACCGCCAGCGCTATCTCGCCGCGCGCATGCGCGACCGTATCACCGCCGTGGCGCGCTTCCGCCAGATCAGGGGAGCGACGGCCAGAAGCGGCTTCAGCGGCTTGTTCTGGGGGCCGGCGCTGATCGGCCTCGTGCTGCTGGCGGTCCCCTTCTACGTGTATCGGCCGAGCCGGAGCCACCTGCTGCTGCTGGGCATCTTCGGCCTCTATTCGGGCATCATCCTGTTCTTCATCTATGCCTTCGCCAATCCCTTCGTGCCGCCGGGCGAGCTGGCGCCGAGGCCATTCAGTACGCTCCTCGAAGGCCCGATCGGCGAGAGCCTGCCGCCGGGCCAGTGA
- a CDS encoding DUF72 domain-containing protein, with the protein MTGTIRVGIGGWTFEPWRGTFYPGDLPQKRELEYASRKVTAIEINGTYYSSQKPESFAKWRAESPDGFVFALKGTRFTTNRRILAEAGESIERFITSGVTELKEKLGPINWQFMPTKKFDPADFEAFLKLLPASHDGQALRHVVEVRHPSFRVPEFIALLRGYGIGVVYTDKNEFPEIADVTAPFVYARLQSASEAEESGYAPKVLSQWADRAQAWARGEDPADLERLAGPSDGAGSPRDVFVFMINGFKPKAPAAAMALLAELAGRKG; encoded by the coding sequence ATGACGGGAACCATTCGTGTCGGCATCGGCGGCTGGACCTTCGAGCCCTGGCGCGGCACTTTCTATCCCGGCGACCTGCCGCAGAAGCGTGAGCTCGAATATGCCAGCCGCAAGGTCACGGCGATCGAGATCAACGGCACCTATTACAGCTCGCAGAAGCCGGAAAGCTTCGCCAAATGGCGGGCGGAATCGCCGGACGGCTTCGTCTTCGCGCTGAAGGGAACCCGCTTCACCACCAATCGGCGCATCCTCGCGGAAGCCGGCGAATCGATCGAGCGCTTCATCACCAGCGGCGTCACCGAGCTGAAGGAAAAGCTCGGGCCGATCAACTGGCAGTTCATGCCGACCAAGAAATTCGATCCTGCCGATTTCGAAGCCTTCCTGAAATTATTGCCCGCGAGTCATGACGGGCAGGCCCTGCGGCATGTCGTCGAAGTGCGCCATCCGAGCTTCCGGGTGCCGGAATTCATCGCCTTGCTGCGCGGCTACGGCATCGGCGTCGTCTATACCGACAAGAACGAGTTTCCCGAAATCGCCGACGTCACCGCGCCTTTCGTCTATGCCCGCCTGCAGAGCGCATCCGAGGCGGAGGAGAGCGGCTACGCGCCGAAGGTCCTGTCGCAATGGGCCGACCGCGCGCAGGCATGGGCTCGCGGCGAGGATCCCGCGGATCTCGAGCGGCTGGCCGGGCCGTCCGACGGGGCCGGATCGCCGCGCGACGTCTTCGTCTTCATGATCAACGGCTTCAAGCCGAAGGCGCCGGCGGCGGCGATGGCGCTGCTCGCCGAACTCGCCGGGCGGAAAGGCTAG
- a CDS encoding TetR/AcrR family transcriptional regulator: protein MARPREFDRDEALKHATAVFWAKGFEGASTDDLLAAMKIGRQSLYDTFGDKRRLYLEALERYLAASVSSHVAMLESEASPLAGIRRMLMAFATGSVGSRALGCMGVGSISEFGQSDPEIIALNRSSALTLDAALVRALGKARSRGELAAGLDEKAAAHFIQATLLGLKVSGKAGLDAAALRQVVDVAMEALKRR, encoded by the coding sequence ATGGCGAGACCGAGGGAATTCGATCGTGACGAAGCGCTGAAGCACGCCACGGCCGTGTTCTGGGCCAAGGGGTTCGAAGGCGCCTCGACGGACGACCTGCTGGCGGCGATGAAGATCGGCCGGCAGAGCCTCTACGACACGTTCGGCGACAAGCGGCGTCTCTATCTCGAAGCGCTGGAGCGCTATCTCGCCGCCAGCGTCTCGTCCCATGTCGCCATGCTGGAATCGGAGGCTTCGCCGCTCGCCGGCATCCGCCGGATGCTGATGGCGTTCGCGACAGGCAGTGTCGGCTCGCGGGCGCTCGGCTGCATGGGGGTCGGCTCGATTTCCGAATTCGGCCAGTCGGACCCTGAGATCATCGCGCTGAACCGGTCGAGCGCGCTGACGCTGGACGCGGCGCTCGTTCGCGCCCTCGGCAAGGCCCGGTCACGCGGCGAGCTCGCCGCCGGGCTGGACGAGAAGGCGGCCGCGCATTTCATCCAGGCGACCCTGCTCGGCTTGAAGGTGAGCGGCAAGGCGGGGCTCGATGCCGCCGCACTGCGGCAGGTCGTGGACGTCGCCATGGAGGCCCTGAAGCGGCGGTGA
- a CDS encoding IS630 family transposase (programmed frameshift) → MTKRGEAYSQDLRDRVLGALDSGMSASTIAPIFRVSVSYIYKAAARRRATGEVSARPQRNHVPLKLAKHEEVLRAKVAADPDARVADLRAWAEEELGVSISHAPMWHMLKRLGLTYKKKTIHASEQKRPDVAAARRKWHSNQIWLRPSRLVFIDETWASTAMARHYGRCKRGQRLIDYVPHGHWKTTTFIGALRSGGLTAPCVLDGPVNGDCFKAYVAQILVPTLNYGDIVIMDNLSSHKVPGVRQAIEAAGAELLYLPAYSPDLNPIENLFAKLKALLRAAATRSIHDLWDEIAKTLPRFSPSECRNYFSNAGYSTV, encoded by the exons ATGACGAAGCGTGGTGAAGCCTATTCGCAGGATTTGCGAGATCGTGTGCTTGGGGCGCTGGATAGCGGGATGTCGGCGAGCACAATCGCACCAATCTTCAGGGTGAGTGTGTCCTACATCTACAAGGCGGCCGCGCGGCGGCGCGCGACGGGGGAGGTCAGTGCCCGCCCCCAGCGCAATCATGTTCCGCTCAAGCTTGCCAAGCATGAAGAGGTTCTGCGGGCCAAGGTCGCGGCTGATCCGGATGCGCGTGTCGCGGATCTGCGGGCCTGGGCGGAGGAAGAATTGGGGGTCAGCATCAGCCATGCCCCGATGTGGCATATGCTCAAGCGGCTTGGGCTGACATATA AAAAAAAGACGATCCACGCCAGCGAGCAAAAACGCCCCGATGTCGCGGCCGCTCGCCGCAAATGGCACAGCAACCAAATCTGGCTGAGGCCCTCGCGTCTGGTCTTCATTGACGAGACCTGGGCCTCGACCGCGATGGCGCGCCACTACGGCAGGTGCAAGCGCGGACAGCGCCTGATCGACTACGTGCCGCATGGCCATTGGAAAACCACGACCTTCATTGGCGCTCTGCGCAGCGGGGGATTGACAGCTCCCTGCGTGCTCGACGGCCCAGTCAACGGCGATTGCTTCAAGGCCTATGTCGCGCAGATCCTCGTTCCCACCCTCAATTACGGCGATATCGTCATCATGGACAATCTGAGCAGCCACAAAGTCCCGGGTGTGCGCCAAGCCATCGAGGCCGCAGGGGCGGAACTGCTTTACTTGCCCGCCTACTCCCCCGATCTCAATCCGATCGAGAACCTCTTCGCAAAGCTCAAAGCTCTCCTGCGCGCGGCTGCAACCCGATCCATCCACGATCTCTGGGACGAAATCGCCAAAACTCTCCCGCGCTTCTCCCCGTCCGAATGCAGAAATTACTTCTCTAATGCTGGATATTCTACAGTCTGA
- the alkB gene encoding DNA oxidative demethylase AlkB, producing MADLFSLAGMQGPARQELADGAVLLRGRALADEESLLASLDGIVAAAPFRHMVTPGGFTMSVAMTSCGAAGWVTDRGGYRYAPLDPLSGRPWPPMPAVFLKLATSAAAEAGFAGFMPDTCLVNRYEPGARMSLHQDKDEGDLGHPIVSVSLGLPAMFQFGGLARNDKPQKVPLEHGDVVVWGGPSRLAFHGVLALKDSAHPRLGRNRINLTFRKAL from the coding sequence GTGGCGGACCTGTTCTCCCTCGCGGGCATGCAGGGCCCCGCGCGGCAGGAACTCGCCGACGGCGCCGTCCTGCTGCGCGGCCGCGCCCTCGCCGACGAGGAGAGCCTGCTGGCATCGCTCGACGGCATCGTCGCCGCCGCCCCGTTCCGCCACATGGTGACGCCGGGCGGCTTCACCATGTCGGTGGCGATGACCAGTTGCGGCGCGGCCGGCTGGGTGACGGATCGCGGCGGCTACCGCTACGCGCCGCTCGATCCGCTCAGCGGCCGGCCCTGGCCGCCGATGCCGGCCGTCTTCCTGAAGCTGGCGACGAGCGCCGCGGCGGAGGCGGGGTTTGCGGGCTTCATGCCAGACACCTGCCTGGTCAACCGCTACGAGCCGGGCGCCCGCATGTCGCTGCATCAGGACAAGGACGAGGGCGATCTCGGCCACCCCATCGTCTCCGTCTCGCTCGGTCTGCCCGCGATGTTCCAGTTCGGCGGCCTCGCACGCAACGACAAGCCGCAGAAAGTGCCGCTCGAACATGGCGACGTCGTGGTGTGGGGCGGCCCGTCACGCCTCGCCTTCCATGGCGTGCTCGCGCTGAAGGACAGCGCGCATCCCCGGCTCGGACGCAACCGCATCAACCTGACGTTCCGAAAGGCCCTGTGA